Within Anopheles nili chromosome 3, idAnoNiliSN_F5_01, whole genome shotgun sequence, the genomic segment AAGAAGCTTCATTATAAAAATTTCTTGCTGTTCATTGGCTTGATGAGAAATTTATAAACTCTAACCTAAACAAGGAAATAATTACAACAGGCTATCCGGGAAGAATAtggcaaaagaaacaatatttgAGGAGAAAATTGGTTCTCAAATCAGTCGAAAGATCGTCTAACAACTCACGGAGTTTTGTATAatatataaacaaataattcaaacaaattcgTCAATGTCTTTGTAGCAGAATACTTTTATCTCAAgcatgattttccatttctaaACCCACCTGTCTCATTATTTATTATCactttcggtttgtttgctaaaAATAACCATCAAATAGACAAGTGATAAAGTGATAAGCCAAGGTGCAATGAAGACCTGGGTTGGGGACTTTCGTATCGTCAGTAAGATCTTGATCCTCATACTCAATTTGTTATCGTAGCACCACAGACCAGTTTTTAAGTGAATGCTAACGTCTTTGCATATATATCAGCATCTTTCCGAGTAACGTCTCTTACGGAAGATCGTGATAGTTTTCAGGTGTTTCCTTCTCCTGACGTGAGAAGTTCTTGTTACTTAACGATGGAGTTTCTATTTGGTGGTGCTTCTTCCATGTGTGCGGTAGTATTCACGAACCCGCTGGACGTTTTAAAAACCCGCCAACAGCTCGAGGGTGAACTGATAGCGAAACATAATCTCAAGGAGCGGGCTTACAAAGGCATCCGCCAGTCTTTGATCACAGTGCTCCGCACCGATGGACTACGAGGTCTGCAAAAAGGACTTCCGGCTGCAATTCTGTTTCAATTCTCAATGAATAGTGTGCGTTTGGGAACGTACCAAACTGCTGAGAATCTCGGATGGACAAGGAACCCGACGCATCCCTTGCTGAATCCACTTCTCTCGGTGTtctggggtggttttgcaGGACTGGCTAGTGCTACAGTATCCTGCCCTTTTTATGTAGTAAAGACGCAACTTCAAGCCGTCACAGCTGGTTCATACACGGCCCGATATCAGCACCATCACAGTGGAACCTGGGTGGCCTTTGGCAATATATACCGGCAAAGTGGCATACGAGGATTGTTCCGTGGGTATCCAGCCTCTGTGGCTCGGCTGGTTGTTGGATCTGCTGCTGAAATGTCTACGTTTAGCTTGTGCAAAAAGTTTCTCTGGCGCTATGAAGTCTTCCAAGAGTCGATCGTGCTAACGGCGCTGGCTAGCAGCACTGTCGCAGGATTTTTCACCAGCGTCTTGATGTCTCCCTGTGATGTCGTGACGACAAGAATAACCAACCAAGGTGTGCGCTACAGCGTTCTGTACTGGGCTCTGCTCAACCAATCGcttaattttctctctctctcgcttggcTTTCTTTACTTCCTGGGATGGAAATCATACTGTTGGAATGATCGATGCGACTCTCGAGCAGCCGTGTCCGCTACCGGCAAGGGTTTACTGTACAGCAACATCTTCGACTGTTTCGCAAAGATCTACCGATCTGAGGGGGTCCACGGATTCTACAAAGGTTTCTTTCCGATGTACCTGCGTGTCGCCCCACACACCATGCTGAATCTCACATTCTGGGAGCTCTTCAAGGGCCTCTACGAACGCTTCAATAAGCAATAAGACAAGAGCCACAATACTAACGCTCTTGCTCGTGCTGTGAAGAATCTAATACTCGTGTGCTAGAGATTCCTAGAGAAACCGTGCATTATCTTATAAGTGATTGCAGGTTGCTGAAAGAAACGGCTTGTTCAAACTGAACTACATTCACATTGTTGCATATTATATGCCCGTCTCACCCACCTGATTGGCTTATGCAAGCATTTGTTACCAATTCAAATGATCAATGCTAGCTAGTTGAGGAGAAATAATCGTATTAAACGAATAGGGTAACTTTGAAGCTATTCCAATGAAAGTTAATAAAGTAATCAATGAGTTatttcgataaattatttcaattatcaGCCATCAAAGATTCAGAGAGAATAGTGTAAAAGTGGAAGCCTAGAGCACGATAATGATATTATGGCAGTAATCGATGCAGCGTTAGATGCATGGTGCATTTTGCAATACACCTATATCCACTATCGCTACACAGCTCATCGGACAATAAAACAAGCCAGTGTTTGCCTTGGAATGGGAACACGATCGATCTATTTTTGCACGTGGCACGCCATCGTAAGAGTTCGTCGTAAAACTAGCCACCATCGAGAGACATTCCTTAATGCATGCTACCTTGCTGATGTTTATGTTCTAGTTGAGTCAAGCTACACTTTGATTACTGGTGGACGTGATTTCAAGCAGTGTTACGTTTTCGGAGAAAAACCTGCGACTAAAACGAGTGCAAGTCTAGGAAAGCCACGGGTTTAGCAACGTTTTGCGATGAAAACAACACTCCTGATGACCAAGTTATCGGTGCTGGATACTGCGAAAAAGTGGCGTTTTTTCTGTAAATTGTAGGATAAAGTTGTTCACGATCTGCTAAGTGTGGCTTAACCTAATCTGCAATGTACATTTCCCTATGGTTTCTCACAAGTTTTCGTCCACTAGTATAACGAAATGAATTGCATTATGTTTGtcaaaaactaaatattaCCCCCGAACGAGGACGCGATACTTTCTCCATTTGATAGCACCAAAGCGCCTCAAAGTACGTACTTTCTCCTTTCGCCTGTCGGAGCTGACCTAGATTGTCACCGCCTTGATTCGATCATGCTGCCCGACCCCGCTGCAACTTCGAGAGGAGATGTTGATGTGCGAAATCAATTGATGGATCGGTGAATTATTGAATCGCTTTCGTGCGGCGATGACTTCGAGCCGAGTATCGAAGTTCGCACAGGGCAAACCAATTCAAATCAATGCAGTTCAATAAACGCCTGCCAGATTGTGCATCATAGCGGATATGATGCAGAGATGCATTGCCATAATTTTATGATCACGCCTTGTTGttcgtttcttgttttgttttcaagcgATTCGAACGGtgagtaaaaacaaaatttggaCTTTCCGCCGTTACAGATGCGGGTATTGTCCATAAAGGGCGTCAACATGGCGGTTATTCCTGGCTCAGACTGTCGCAGGGTCACCAAGGGTAGCCTGTCTGTACGCGACTGACGGTGCGGGTAATTATCCCTTTTGGAACTGGTACCCGTGGGCTAGTCGATTTGAGGCAATTGCACATCCACCGGTGTCATAGATATTCACGCGAGTTGGCAGTTTTTCGATGGTTTCTACCTCTGGTCTGCTGGCTGGCGTCGTCTGAATGACCTGGGGTGTCCTTTCCGCCATGACCTGGGGTGTTCTATTTCATAAGCCACCAAAGGCACCACGGTTGGGCTTCCACCGCTTTCGGTCGATGTGTATTGCCGTGTGGTAAATTGCCGTTTAAAAGGGTGTTAAATATGCATGCATGCCCTGCTGAAGTGGCAGACTTTCTTTGAAGCTCCATTCTGAGAAGACCTCCAGggtgaaatcaatttttcgATTACCTTCGAATACCAATCTAACACGCTTCTATTGGGTGCTTCCATTAGTCATGTCCATCGGATGTGGATGCCTACAAACAGTGCTCCTGCAGCCGTTTGATTCCTCCGCTGATAGTGGAATAGTTTCGAACGTCATTCCTCTTAGAAGAGTGGCGCATTTTTTCCTCTATCCCAGCACGCGTGCGCCCATCGTAAGGTGACGTGTGTGCAGTTTTCCTACATATGCAGCGGTTGCTAAGCTCCCTCTGTTCCAACTCACCGCCGGACCTACTGCACATGTAAACATGAACACATGTGGGAAGCTAATAACACTGGGTGAAATAGCGGCTCGCGTGTGCCAGTAACCGGCCATTGTTTTCTCGCGCTCGGGAAAGCGTACGCGATGGCGCATTAGGAAACCCTACGCGATCGCGCGCCCGCCAGTGggctgggagggaaaattatctAACATCAAGACGCACCACCGGTTGCGTGCGTTCGTATCGGTTCCGGCCGGTAAGGGTcggcttctttttatttgattcGCTTAGGAATCAAGCCGCGGGTGTCTCTTGCTTGCATGAGGCAAGGCTGAAATGCTTCGCAGTGAAAGTGTGACTAGTTACCGAGAGTAAACCCAGTTAAGCCCTTCCGCATGCGCTGGGGGGATGGGAATGTGGGTCAATATTTACCACGCGACGGCGCACGAAGGTggggttttaaaataataaaatcatactCTTTGCATCATCCTTTGCGGTATATGTGAAGTAGGGGATGAAACAGCCCCATCCATTTATCACGCAAACGATGATCGTGCGTGCAGTGTTGAGGGACGCGTGAAGGGAAATTAGCAAACGATgcatcaataaaaaaacgaccccCCAGTTGTGGAACAAATTTAACGAGCGCTAAAGCGTGCGTGGAAAAGAGATTTAAGTGCGCTTTGGATTATGTTGCAAAACTTCATGGTCGTGGGTTCGGGTGGATTACTACGGTAATTTT encodes:
- the LOC128726607 gene encoding solute carrier family 25 member 35-like, giving the protein MEFLFGGASSMCAVVFTNPLDVLKTRQQLEGELIAKHNLKERAYKGIRQSLITVLRTDGLRGLQKGLPAAILFQFSMNSVRLGTYQTAENLGWTRNPTHPLLNPLLSVFWGGFAGLASATVSCPFYVVKTQLQAVTAGSYTARYQHHHSGTWVAFGNIYRQSGIRGLFRGYPASVARLVVGSAAEMSTFSLCKKFLWRYEVFQESIVLTALASSTVAGFFTSVLMSPCDVVTTRITNQAVSATGKGLLYSNIFDCFAKIYRSEGVHGFYKGFFPMYLRVAPHTMLNLTFWELFKGLYERFNKQ